From one Callithrix jacchus isolate 240 chromosome 2, calJac240_pri, whole genome shotgun sequence genomic stretch:
- the LOC100401450 gene encoding protocadherin gamma-A3 isoform X2, whose protein sequence is MTNCLSFRNGRGLALLCALLGTLCKTGSGQIRYSVSEELDKGSFVGNIAKDLGLEPRELAERRVRIVSRGRTQLFSLNPRSGSLVTAERIDREELCAQIPRCLVKFNILVEDKLKIFEVEIEIKDINDNAPNFLTEELEIKIGELTIPGTRIPLKTAFDPDVGTNSLQNYKLTPSDYFSLAVNSVSEEAKYPELVLERVLDREKKEIHQLVLVASDGGDPVHSGNLHIQVIVLDANDNPPMFTQTEYRVSVWENASVGTWLLTVNATDPDEGFNAQVSYILDKMPGKISEIFHLNSVTGEVSILESLDYEDAMFYEIKIEAQDGPGLLSRAKILVTVLDVNDNAPEITITSLTSSVLEEGTAGREIALINVHDRDAGQNGQVAISVLGNLPFKLEKSIDQYYRLVTAKSLDREQMSEYNISLRATDGGSPPLSTETHITLHVIDINDNPPTFPQFSYSAYIPENNPRGASIFSVTAQDPDSNNNARITYALIEDTLQGAHLSSYVSINSNTGVLYALHSFDYEQFRDLKLLVTASDSGNPPLSSNVSLSLFVLDQNDNTPEILYPALPTDGSTGVELAPRSAEPGYLVTKVVAVDRDSGQNAWLSYRLLKASEPGLFTVGLHTGEVRTARALLDRDALKQSLVVAVQDHGQPPLSATVTLTVAVADRIPDILANLGNLEPSAKTDDSDLTLYLVVSVATVSCVFLAFVIVLLALRLWRWHKSRLLQASEGGLGSVPGSHFVGMDGVRAFLQTYSHEVSLTADSRKSHLIFPQPNYADTLISQESCEKSEPLLITQDLSERKGDSKQLQIPEDSDLGTVIALIKVRDKDSGQNGMMTCYIQEEVPFKLESTSKNYYKLVICGALDREQTADYNVTIIATDKGKPSLSSRTSITLHISDINDNAPVFHQASYVVHVAENNPLGASIAQVSASDPDLGPNGSVSYSILASDLEPRELLSYVSVSAQTGVVFAQRAFDHEQLRAFEVTLQARDQGSPALSANMSLRVLVGDLNDNAPRVLYPALGPDGSALFDMVPRAAEPGYLVTKVVAVDADSGHNAWLSYHVLQASEPGLFSLGLRTGEVRTARALGDREAARQRLLVAVRDGGQPPLSATATLHLIFADSLQEVLPDLSDPPEPSDPQAELQFYLVVALALISVLFLLTVILAIALRLRRSSSLDTEGWFQTGLCSKSGRRVPPNHSEGTLPYSYNLCVASHSAKTEFNFLNLTPEMAPPEDLLCDDPSMVVCASNEDHIIACDPSFSSHQAPPNTDWRFSQAQRPGTSGSQNGDDTGTWPNNQFDTEMLQAMILASASEAADGSSTLGGGAGTMGLSARYGPQFTLQHVPDYRQNVYIPGSNATLTNAAGKRDGKAPAGGNGNKKKSGKKEKK, encoded by the exons ATGACCAATTGCCTGAGTTTCCGAAATGGCAGAGGACTGGCCCTGCTGTGCGCGCTCCTGGGGACGCTGTGCAAAACAGGATCCGGGCAGATTCGTTACTCGGTGTCTGAGGAGCTAGATAAAGGTTCCTTCGTGGGCAACATCGCTAAGGACCTGGGGCTGGAGCCCCGAGAGCTGGCGGAGCGCCGAGTCCGCATCGTCTCCAGAGGTAGGACGCAGCTTTTCTCTCTGAATCCGAGAAGCGGCAGCTTGGTCACCGCCGAGAGGATAGACCGGGAGGAGCTCTGTGCTCAGATCCCGCGGTGTCTGGTAAAATTTAACATCCTGGTTGAGGACAAATTGAAAATTTTtgaagtagaaatagaaattaaagatATTAATGACAATGCTCCTAATTTTCTAACAGaggaattggaaataaaaattggTGAACTAACCATTCCTGGAACCCGAATTCCACTTAAAACTGCTTTTGACCCAGATGTGGGCACGAACTCCCTGCAGAACTACAAGCTTACCCCCAGTGACTACTTCTCCCTGGCTGTGAATAGCGTCTCTGAGGAGGCCAAGTATCCGGAACTGGTGCTGGAGCGGGTCTTGGACcgtgagaaaaaagaaattcaccagCTTGTCCTGGTTGCCTCTGATGGTGGTGACCCTGTCCACTCTGGCAACTTGCACATCCAAGTGATAGTCCTGGATGCAAATGACAACCCACCAATGTTTACTCAGACTGAGTACCGTGTAAGTGTTTGGGAGAATGCATCAGTGGGTACCTGGCTACTCACGGTGAATGCCACCGACCCTGATGAGGGATTCAACGCTCAAGTGTCTTATATTCTAGATAAAATGCCTGGGAAAATCTCTGAGATTTTCCATCTCAACTCAGTGACTGGAGAAGTATCAATATTAGAAAGTCTAGATTATGAGGATGCCATGTTCTATGAAATTAAAATTGAAGCACAGGATGGACCAGGTCTTCTTTCAAGAGCCAAGATTCTAGTCACGGTTCTGGATGTGAATGACAATGCTCCAGAAATTACAATCACTTCTCTAACAAGCTCAGTCCTAGAAGAGGGCACTGCTGGAAGAGAAATTGCACTTATCAATGTGCATGACCGAGATGCTGGGCAGAATGGGCAGGTTGCAATTTCTGTCCTGGGAAATCTGCCATTTAAGTTAGAAAAATCAATAGACCAATATTACCGCTTAGTGACAGCCAAATCCCTGGACCGTGAACAAATGTCAGAATATAATATCAGTCTGAGAGCCACAGATGGAGGAAGTCCCCCACTGTCCACGGAAACTCACATCACCCTGCATGTGATTGACATCAATGACAACCCACCCACCTTCCCTCAGTTCTCCTACTCCGCCTACATTCCAGAAAACAACCCCAGAGGAGCCTCCATCTTCTCAGTGACAGCCCAGGACCCAGATAGCAACAACAACGCCCGCATCACTTATGCATTGATCGAGGACACCCTCCAGGGGGCGCACCTGTCCTCCTACGTCTCCATCAACTCCAACACTGGCGTCCTGTATGCGCTGCACTCCTTCGACTACGAGCAATTTAGAGACCTGAAGCTACTGGTGACAGCCAGCGACAGCGGGAACCCTCCACTCAGCAGCAACGTGTCGCTGAGCCTGTTCGTGCTGGACCAGAACGACAATACGCCCGAGATCCTGTACCCTGCCCTCCCCACAGATGGGTCCACTGGCGTGGAGCTGGCGCCCCGCTCCGCAGAGCCCGGCTATCTGGTGACCAAGGTGGTGGCGGTAGACAGAGACTCAGGCCAGAACGCCTGGCTGTCCTACCGCCTGCTCAAGGCCAGCGAGCCTGGACTCTTCACCGTGGGGCTGCACACGGGCGAGGTGCGCACGGCGCGGGCCCTGCTGGACAGAGACGCGCTCAAGCAGAGCCTCGTGGTGGCCGTCCAGGACCACGGCCAACCTCCTCTCTCGGCCACTGTCACGCTCACTGTTGCTGTGGCCGACAGGATACCCGACATCCTAGCCAACCTGGGCAACCTCGAGCCCTCTGCCAAAACCGACGATTCGGACCTCACTCTGTACCTGGTGGTGTCGGTGGCCACAGTCTCCTGCGTCTTCCTAGCCTTCGTCATCGTGCTGCTGGCGCTCAGGCTGTGGCGCTGGCACAAGTCACGCCTGCTGCAGGCTTCGGAAGGTGGCTTGGGGAGCGTGCCCGGTTCGCACTTTGTGGGCATGGATGGGGTGCGGGCATTCCTGCAGACCTATTCCCACGAGGTCTCCCTCACAGCAGACTCGCGGAAGAGTCACCTGATCTTCCCCCAGCCCAACTACGCTGACACGCTCATCAGCCAGGAGAGCTGTGAGAAAAGCGAGCCTCTTCTGATAACTCAGGATTTATCTGAAAGGAAAGGAGACTCCAAGCAACTTCAG ATTCCGGAGGATTCAGACCTTGGAACTGTAATAGCCCTCATAAAAGTGCGAGACAAGGATTCTGGGCAAAATGGCATGATGACATGCTATATTCAGGAAGAAGTTCCCTTCAAATTAGAATCCACCTCAAAGAATTATTACAAGCTGGTGATTTGTGGGGCCCTAGACCGGGAGCAGACAGCAGACTACAACGTCACAATCATAGCCACCGACAAGGGCAAGCCATCCCTTTCCTCCAGGACAAGCATAACCCTGCACATCTCCGACATCAACGACAATGCACCTGTTTTCCATCAGGCCTCCTACGTGGTTCATGTGGCTGAGAACAATCCACTTGGCGCCTCTATTGCACAAGTCAGCGCCTCCGACCCGGATTTGGGACCCAACGGCAGCGTCTCCTACTCTATTCTGGCCAGTGACCTGGAGCCGCGGGAGCTGTTGTCCTACGTGTCTGTGAGTGCGCAGACAGGGGTGGTGTTCGCGCAGCGTGCCTTCGACCACGAGCAGCTGCGCGCCTTCGAGGTCACGCTGCAGGCCCGCGACCAAGGCTCGCCTGCGCTCAGCGCCAATATGAGCCTGCGCGTGTTAGTGGGCGACCTCAATGACAATGCGCCGCGGGTGCTCTACCCCGCGCTGGGGCCCGATGGCTCCGCACTCTTCGATATGGTGCCACGCGCCGCAGAGCCCGGCTACCTGGTGACCAAGGTAGTGGCGGTGGACGCAGACTCGGGACACAACGCTTGGCTGTCCTACCACGTGCTGCAGGCCAGCGAGCCCGGGCTCTTCAGCCTGGGGCTGCGCACCGGAGAGGTGCGCACAGCGCGTGCCTTGGGTGACAGGGAGGCGGCCCGCCAGCGCCTGCTGGTCGCCGTGCGTGATGGAGGACAGCCGCCACTCTCCGCCACCGCCACGCTGCACCTAATCTTCGCGGATAGCCTGCAGGAGGTATTGCCAGACCTCAGCGACCCCCCGGAGCCCTCTGACCCCCAGGCAGAACTGCAGTTTTACCTAGTGGTGGCCTTGGCCTTGATCTCAGTGCTCTTTCTCCTCACGGTGATTCTGGCTATCGCCCTGCGCCTGAGACGTTCCTCCAGCCTCGACACTGAAGGCTGGTTTCAAACGGGTCTGTGCTCCAAGTCTGGGCGCCGGGTTCCTCCCAACCACAGCGAGGGAACTTTGCCCTATTCCTACAATCTCTGTGTTGCCTCTCATTCTGCAAAGACAGAGTTTAATTTTCTCAACCTTACACCGGAAATGGCTCCCCCTGAGGATCTGCTGTGTGATGATCCTTCTATGGTTGTATGTGCCAGTAATGAAGATCACATAATCGCTTGTgacccttctttttcttctcac